In Oscillospiraceae bacterium, the following proteins share a genomic window:
- a CDS encoding glycogen/starch/alpha-glucan phosphorylase, which yields MTKAELKEALINKLEGVRNVSVEDATERDMYFALGNLVMELIGKEWVKTKKHYKENNVKQIYYFSLEFLMGKALRKDLRRLNILDDMTAILKEMGFDITRVTHIEPDAGLGNGGLGRLAACFLDSLAACGYAGHGNGIRYRHGLFKQKIVDGYQVEESDNWLNTENLYEARRSSKSVEVKFYGDVVCEERNGKCYYSQVNYDPVMAVPYDTPMIGYENNIVNTLRLWSAEPKEDEFDFSKFSRGEYSSAVEYRQSVRAISDVLYPDDSNYSNKLLRLKQQYFFVSAGLTSILRDYVALGNDIWKLDQYVGVHINDTHPALCVPELMRLLVDEYEVPWEDAWGITTRTLSYTNHTIMPEALEKWPIHMYRELLPRIFMITEEINRRLCEELYQIYPGDTGKVSYMAIIQNDVVNMANMCIAGSHSVNGVAAVHSQILKDELFHDYYMTTPEKFNNKTNGITHRRWLVDSNPELTELITKNIGKDFIKKPLQLSKIVEKGLHNDSAFLEELGKIKYRNKIKLANFIKDKQGFLLNPDTLFDVQVKRIHAYKRQLLKAFQILDMYFDIKDNPTKVRQPMTFLFGGKAAPGYAYAKLVIKFINSVANLVNNDPDTKDIITVLFLENYNVSFAQHIFPASDLSEQISTASKEASGTGNMKFMLNGALTMGTMDGANIEIAEAVGDANIFTFGMSVSEVLNHYRDGDYHSRNIYESDYKLRRILDTLKGDFFKDAHPGEFMPIFDSLIHQNDEYFVLADFASYKETMERAMDLYRTNQQKWLSMSAYNIAMAGRFSSDETIRNYANEIWFLKENKIK from the coding sequence ATGACCAAAGCAGAATTAAAAGAAGCATTAATCAATAAGTTGGAAGGTGTAAGAAACGTATCCGTGGAAGATGCAACCGAACGTGATATGTATTTTGCATTGGGAAATCTGGTAATGGAACTCATCGGGAAAGAATGGGTAAAAACCAAAAAACATTATAAAGAAAATAATGTAAAGCAGATTTACTATTTTTCTTTGGAATTCTTAATGGGGAAGGCACTCCGTAAGGATTTGAGAAGATTAAATATCTTAGATGATATGACTGCAATCTTAAAAGAAATGGGCTTTGATATCACCAGAGTTACCCATATTGAACCTGATGCAGGGTTAGGCAACGGTGGCTTGGGAAGACTGGCTGCTTGTTTCCTGGATTCTCTGGCAGCTTGCGGTTATGCAGGTCACGGGAACGGTATCCGTTACAGACACGGTCTGTTCAAACAGAAAATCGTGGACGGTTATCAGGTGGAAGAATCCGATAACTGGCTGAATACCGAAAACTTATACGAAGCACGCCGTTCTTCCAAATCCGTGGAAGTAAAATTCTACGGTGACGTGGTATGTGAAGAACGAAACGGAAAATGTTACTATTCTCAGGTGAACTACGATCCCGTTATGGCGGTACCTTATGATACTCCTATGATTGGTTACGAAAATAATATTGTAAATACCCTGCGTCTTTGGAGTGCAGAACCGAAAGAAGATGAATTTGATTTTTCCAAATTCTCCCGTGGGGAATACTCCAGCGCAGTGGAATATCGTCAGTCTGTTCGTGCAATTTCTGACGTGTTATATCCTGACGATTCCAACTATTCCAATAAATTACTCCGTTTAAAACAGCAGTATTTCTTTGTGTCTGCAGGGTTAACCTCTATTTTGAGAGACTATGTGGCATTAGGAAACGACATCTGGAAATTAGACCAGTATGTTGGTGTGCATATCAACGATACTCATCCCGCGCTTTGTGTGCCCGAATTGATGAGATTGTTGGTGGACGAATACGAAGTACCGTGGGAAGATGCCTGGGGCATCACCACCAGAACCCTGTCCTATACCAACCACACCATTATGCCCGAAGCTTTAGAAAAATGGCCCATCCATATGTATCGTGAGCTTCTGCCCAGAATCTTTATGATTACCGAGGAAATCAACCGTCGTCTGTGCGAAGAACTCTATCAGATTTATCCCGGTGACACCGGCAAGGTTTCTTATATGGCAATCATTCAGAATGATGTGGTAAATATGGCGAATATGTGTATCGCAGGTAGCCATAGCGTCAACGGTGTTGCAGCAGTTCACTCTCAGATTTTAAAAGACGAACTGTTCCACGATTATTATATGACCACTCCTGAAAAATTCAATAACAAAACCAACGGTATTACCCATAGAAGATGGCTGGTAGATTCCAACCCCGAATTAACCGAGTTAATCACCAAAAATATTGGTAAAGACTTTATCAAAAAACCGCTCCAGTTATCAAAAATCGTGGAAAAAGGATTGCATAACGATTCTGCATTCTTAGAAGAACTTGGCAAAATCAAATACCGCAACAAAATTAAATTGGCGAACTTCATTAAAGATAAACAGGGTTTCCTACTGAATCCCGACACGCTCTTTGACGTGCAGGTAAAACGTATTCACGCATACAAACGTCAGCTCTTAAAAGCGTTCCAGATTCTGGATATGTATTTTGACATCAAAGATAATCCCACCAAAGTACGTCAGCCGATGACCTTCTTATTCGGTGGTAAAGCGGCTCCCGGTTATGCTTATGCAAAATTGGTAATCAAGTTTATCAACTCTGTTGCTAATTTGGTAAACAATGACCCCGATACCAAGGATATTATCACTGTTCTGTTCTTGGAAAACTACAATGTTTCCTTTGCACAGCATATTTTCCCTGCATCTGACTTATCCGAACAGATTTCCACCGCATCCAAAGAAGCCAGCGGTACCGGTAATATGAAATTTATGTTAAACGGTGCTTTAACTATGGGTACGATGGACGGTGCAAACATTGAAATTGCGGAAGCAGTAGGGGATGCAAACATCTTCACTTTCGGTATGTCTGTAAGCGAAGTGTTAAATCACTACAGAGACGGTGATTATCATAGCAGAAACATTTATGAATCTGATTACAAACTCCGCCGTATCTTAGACACTTTAAAAGGCGATTTCTTCAAAGATGCCCATCCCGGTGAATTTATGCCCATCTTTGATTCTTTGATTCATCAGAACGACGAGTATTTTGTATTGGCAGACTTTGCTTCTTACAAAGAAACTATGGAGCGTGCAATGGATTTATACCGCACCAATCAGCAAAAATGGCTGTCGATGTCTGCATATAATATTGCGATGGCAGGCAGATTCTCTTCTGACGAAACCATCCGCAACTATGCAAACGAAATCTGGTTCTTAAAAGAAAACAAAATCAAGTAA